In Candidatus Margulisiibacteriota bacterium, one genomic interval encodes:
- the aroF gene encoding 3-deoxy-7-phosphoheptulonate synthase produces the protein MNKLKLGGLDSNKTRTIVKVGDLEIGKDLILIAGPCSVESEEQIVDTAMKVKAVGANMLRGGAFKPRTSPYDFQGLGLKGLKYLEKAKQASGLPIVTEVIDPRDVSWVCEYADVLQIGARNMQNFSLLKEVGKANKPVLLKRGMYSTLAEWLNCAEYILAEGNPNVILCERGIRTFETYTRNTLDLSIIPAVKENTHLPILVDPSHGTGRKSLIAPMAYAAIAAGADGLIIEVHNNPCEALCDKDQALIPEEFEVIVKAAYKIRDCMRAI, from the coding sequence GTGAATAAACTTAAACTTGGCGGACTAGATAGTAATAAAACCAGAACCATTGTGAAGGTTGGCGATTTAGAGATTGGTAAAGACCTAATTCTTATCGCTGGACCGTGTAGCGTTGAGTCAGAAGAGCAGATAGTAGATACGGCAATGAAAGTAAAAGCAGTTGGCGCAAACATGCTTCGTGGTGGAGCTTTTAAGCCAAGGACTTCTCCTTATGATTTCCAAGGGCTTGGACTAAAAGGTTTAAAGTATTTAGAAAAGGCAAAGCAAGCGTCTGGTCTTCCTATTGTTACTGAAGTAATTGATCCTAGAGATGTCTCTTGGGTTTGTGAGTATGCAGATGTTCTACAAATTGGTGCTAGAAATATGCAAAATTTCTCATTACTAAAAGAAGTAGGAAAAGCAAACAAGCCAGTTCTTCTCAAACGGGGGATGTACTCAACACTAGCTGAATGGTTAAACTGTGCTGAATATATTTTGGCAGAAGGCAACCCAAACGTTATTCTCTGTGAACGTGGGATTAGAACATTCGAAACTTACACTAGAAACACCTTAGATCTAAGTATTATTCCTGCGGTTAAAGAAAACACGCATTTACCTATACTTGTAGATCCCTCTCATGGTACTGGCAGAAAGAGTTTGATAGCTCCTATGGCTTACGCCGCTATTGCAGCTGGTGCAGATGGTTTGATTATAGAAGTACATAACAATCCTTGCGAAGCTTTATGCGATAAGGACCAAGCACTTATTCCTGAAGAGTTTGAGGTTATTGTGAAAGCAGCTTATAAAATTCGTGATTGTATGAGAGCAATCTAG
- a CDS encoding serine hydrolase, with protein sequence MRKVFFALALCFVFSITTDVVEENKELTTLTNNQIVSTVDTAVSPVMEEQISSAVELISINGKLLMDFPLTTDLNLSLNVDLVVSEQFTEEFSIIENIFTTIDANINTDIAIMIDCDSGAVLYEKNADIYWTAASLSKVFLLHMIMQKVENGEINLDDYLDIDEEEWLGNIPADASVMFLEKGQRVTYRQLIQGLSVVSANDAAYLFVNKLFGGKDNYARIVNDFLAKHGFNQIHLEEPSGLSKYNRITARQFASFCELYLNKNKELLEEVHSLPSFTYPLTENFVEGKKYKYKTTTMKNTNTLIGRYDGVDGLKTGFLSVSGYNLAATAIRDGKRLLVVLLGSKSKGNINGKVVLMEDAKKLFDKGFESFSTDN encoded by the coding sequence TTGAGAAAAGTTTTTTTTGCTTTAGCTCTTTGCTTTGTTTTTTCTATAACAACAGATGTTGTTGAAGAAAACAAGGAGTTAACTACACTTACTAATAACCAAATTGTTTCAACTGTAGACACTGCAGTTTCTCCTGTTATGGAAGAACAGATTTCAAGTGCCGTAGAGTTGATTTCTATTAATGGAAAGCTATTAATGGATTTTCCTTTAACCACAGACCTTAATCTTAGCCTAAATGTAGACTTAGTTGTCTCAGAACAATTTACAGAAGAATTTTCTATTATAGAAAATATTTTCACTACTATTGATGCAAATATAAATACAGATATTGCTATTATGATCGATTGTGATTCTGGTGCTGTTTTGTATGAGAAAAATGCAGATATATACTGGACAGCAGCTTCTTTGTCTAAGGTTTTTTTATTACACATGATTATGCAGAAGGTAGAAAATGGCGAGATTAATTTAGATGATTATCTCGATATTGACGAGGAAGAATGGCTTGGAAATATCCCCGCCGATGCCTCTGTTATGTTTTTAGAGAAAGGGCAGCGAGTTACTTATAGGCAATTGATCCAAGGCTTGTCGGTTGTCTCTGCCAATGATGCTGCTTATCTTTTTGTAAATAAATTGTTTGGTGGTAAAGACAATTATGCAAGAATCGTTAATGATTTTTTAGCTAAACACGGGTTTAATCAGATTCATTTAGAAGAGCCCTCTGGTTTAAGTAAATATAACAGAATAACAGCCAGACAGTTTGCTAGTTTTTGTGAGTTATATCTAAACAAAAATAAAGAATTATTAGAAGAAGTACATTCTTTGCCATCTTTCACCTACCCATTAACAGAAAATTTTGTAGAAGGTAAGAAGTACAAATATAAAACAACAACAATGAAGAATACCAATACCCTTATTGGTCGTTATGACGGTGTTGACGGACTGAAAACAGGTTTTTTGTCAGTGTCTGGCTATAATTTAGCCGCAACTGCAATCAGGGACGGAAAGCGTTTATTAGTTGTATTGCTTGGGAGTAAGAGTAAGGGAAATATAAACGGTAAAGTGGTTTTGATGGAGGACGCAAAGAAACTTTTTGATAAAGGCTTTGAGTCTTTTTCTACAGATAATTAA
- the rpsT gene encoding 30S ribosomal protein S20, with amino-acid sequence MANSKSAIKRIEIAQRNKEINASQESKMKSSIIKAITAITAKDEKSNEILKNTIKVVDTVATKGVIHKNKANRIKSRLTKKLNKIAE; translated from the coding sequence ATGGCGAACAGTAAATCAGCAATTAAAAGAATAGAAATAGCACAAAGAAACAAAGAAATAAATGCTTCACAAGAATCAAAAATGAAATCAAGCATTATCAAAGCAATTACAGCTATTACAGCAAAAGATGAAAAAAGTAATGAGATCTTAAAAAATACAATTAAAGTAGTAGATACCGTTGCAACTAAAGGCGTCATTCACAAGAACAAAGCAAATAGAATCAAATCAAGATTAACAAAAAAGCTAAACAAAATAGCGGAATAA
- the recG gene encoding ATP-dependent DNA helicase RecG — protein sequence MDIQYVKGVGPALAKKIEKLGLLTTKDCLSFFPSSYQDRRNIKKIYHLVPGEDTFAIGKISRIFEYKKGKYHILNVLLDDSTGEMQATWFNQPFLMKVFKSGMKILLSGKIEIDPLSRKKTMKVSDHEIATEDNVDKIIPIYPLTKGVYQKQVRMIVERSLKYEIRTLIDPLPKELREKHSLISLSHAIWFYHYPRDKDSYLSAKRRLVFEDFFYLQLALMLNRKKDRDKEEGILFELKNTLSRQYFDSLPYKLTVAQERVIAEVHKDMNSLRPMNRMVQGDVGSGKTEIAMSAILLAVENNYQVAIMAPTEILAYQHYQKMIRYLLPLGIRVELLVGSITAKSKDRRQYLVANGSAQVVVGTHALIQDKVEFANLGLAIIDEQHRFGVLQRSALCKKAKRGEADLLVITATPIPRTLTLTLYGDLDKSILDEMPPGRTPINTSWLRKISKPLLLKIEEELEKGNQAYWVFPLVEESEKIDLKAATEGSEFIKVNYFPDRNVGLLHGKMKQEEKDKVMKNFRDKKIDILVATTVIEVGVDVPDATIMVIEHAERFGLSQLHQLRGRIGRSNKPSFCYLISTSKTEVSQKRIGALVATTNGFELAEVDLELRGPGDYFGAKQSGLPTMLVANLIKDEKMIHEARKIAEEVLEKQDSHDYQSVFDEMYKKPSLLVGSEGMN from the coding sequence ATGGATATTCAGTATGTTAAAGGTGTTGGTCCTGCTTTAGCAAAAAAGATAGAAAAATTAGGACTACTTACCACTAAGGATTGTTTGTCTTTTTTTCCCTCATCTTATCAAGATAGAAGAAATATAAAGAAGATATACCATTTAGTTCCAGGCGAAGATACCTTTGCGATAGGAAAAATTTCTCGCATTTTTGAATATAAAAAAGGTAAGTATCACATCCTAAATGTGCTTTTGGATGATAGCACTGGTGAAATGCAAGCAACTTGGTTTAATCAACCATTTTTAATGAAGGTATTTAAGTCTGGCATGAAAATTTTACTTTCTGGGAAAATCGAGATAGACCCATTATCGAGAAAGAAAACCATGAAAGTGAGTGACCATGAAATTGCCACAGAAGATAATGTTGATAAAATTATCCCCATTTATCCTTTAACAAAAGGCGTTTATCAGAAACAAGTTAGGATGATTGTTGAGCGGTCACTGAAGTATGAGATTAGAACACTGATTGATCCTTTACCAAAAGAGTTAAGGGAGAAACACTCATTAATTAGTCTAAGCCATGCTATTTGGTTCTATCATTATCCGAGAGACAAAGATAGTTATCTTTCAGCCAAGAGGCGTTTGGTCTTTGAGGATTTCTTTTATTTACAGTTAGCGCTTATGTTAAATAGAAAGAAGGATCGGGATAAAGAAGAAGGCATTCTTTTTGAATTAAAAAACACACTTAGTCGTCAGTATTTTGATTCGCTTCCATATAAGCTTACAGTAGCGCAGGAGCGAGTAATTGCAGAAGTTCACAAGGATATGAATTCGTTGCGTCCAATGAACAGAATGGTGCAAGGGGATGTTGGCTCTGGAAAAACAGAGATAGCTATGTCGGCTATTCTTTTAGCAGTAGAAAATAATTATCAAGTGGCAATTATGGCTCCAACCGAGATACTTGCTTATCAGCATTATCAGAAAATGATTCGTTATCTGCTACCCTTAGGGATAAGAGTTGAGCTATTAGTCGGTAGTATTACTGCCAAGAGTAAGGATAGAAGACAATACCTAGTAGCCAATGGTTCTGCACAAGTAGTGGTTGGTACTCACGCTTTGATTCAAGATAAAGTAGAGTTTGCAAATTTAGGACTAGCTATAATTGATGAACAGCATAGATTTGGGGTTTTGCAACGTTCTGCGCTTTGTAAAAAGGCTAAACGAGGAGAAGCTGACTTATTAGTCATTACCGCAACGCCGATTCCTCGTACTTTGACGCTTACTTTGTATGGTGATTTAGATAAGTCTATTCTTGATGAGATGCCACCTGGGCGGACGCCTATTAATACCAGCTGGTTAAGAAAAATTAGTAAACCGTTGCTTCTTAAGATAGAGGAAGAGCTAGAGAAAGGGAATCAAGCTTATTGGGTTTTTCCGTTGGTGGAAGAGTCAGAAAAAATTGATTTGAAAGCAGCGACAGAAGGTTCAGAATTTATTAAAGTTAATTATTTTCCTGATAGAAATGTTGGGCTTTTACATGGGAAGATGAAGCAAGAAGAAAAAGATAAAGTAATGAAAAACTTTAGAGATAAAAAGATAGATATTCTTGTAGCTACAACCGTTATTGAGGTTGGAGTGGATGTGCCTGATGCGACTATAATGGTTATTGAACATGCGGAACGGTTTGGATTGTCTCAGCTCCACCAATTAAGAGGGCGTATTGGAAGAAGCAACAAACCATCTTTTTGTTATTTAATTAGTACATCGAAAACAGAAGTTTCACAGAAAAGGATAGGTGCACTTGTTGCTACAACTAACGGATTTGAGTTGGCGGAAGTTGATTTGGAGCTACGAGGACCAGGTGATTACTTTGGGGCTAAACAAAGCGGATTGCCAACAATGCTAGTTGCTAATCTTATTAAGGATGAAAAAATGATTCATGAGGCAAGGAAGATAGCTGAAGAAGTTCTTGAAAAACAGGATAGTCATGATTATCAATCTGTTTTTGATGAGATGTATAAGAAGCCGAGCTTGCTTGTGGGTAGTGAAGGAATGAATTAG
- a CDS encoding WYL domain-containing protein — translation MVNESYLRILEIDKLLRASTFPNCQTLQHFFNVSDRTILRDIDFMKKSFKAPLRYSKSKNGYYYHQEFKLEDISLTEGDLVSLLLGRVVLENYKDTPYFAIIEGAFKKISSVLDEKIDFSSSTFSMDLKLADKINVDKRYFSRLRTIALAIEDRKMLSIVHLDHASTKKSVRLNVKPLKLTFMFGEWFLIALDEKDNEAKYALDKLVELRILKKGFDVEQKQEALSINQPSLKVVVRFAKELAEFVAEKVSGQSSDVTIDDKGRALLTFTSNDIEGTYRWLLSFGSQAEILEPMDIRRRMRKNLLNMISMY, via the coding sequence ATGGTTAACGAATCTTACCTTCGAATATTAGAAATAGATAAATTATTAAGAGCCAGCACCTTCCCAAACTGTCAGACATTACAGCATTTTTTTAATGTTTCAGATAGAACTATTTTAAGAGATATTGATTTTATGAAGAAATCTTTTAAGGCACCATTAAGGTATTCTAAAAGTAAGAATGGTTATTATTATCATCAAGAATTTAAGTTAGAAGATATTTCCTTAACAGAAGGAGATTTAGTTTCATTGTTACTAGGTAGAGTAGTTCTTGAAAACTACAAAGATACTCCCTATTTTGCAATAATTGAGGGTGCGTTTAAAAAAATTTCTTCTGTTTTAGATGAGAAAATTGATTTCAGTTCTTCAACTTTTTCGATGGATTTAAAACTAGCTGATAAGATAAATGTTGATAAAAGATATTTTTCAAGACTTAGAACAATTGCTTTGGCAATAGAGGATAGGAAGATGTTAAGCATTGTGCATTTAGATCATGCTTCAACTAAAAAATCAGTTAGACTAAACGTAAAACCTTTAAAGTTAACATTTATGTTTGGTGAATGGTTTTTGATTGCCTTGGACGAGAAAGATAACGAAGCAAAATACGCTCTTGATAAGCTAGTAGAGTTAAGAATATTAAAAAAAGGGTTTGATGTCGAGCAGAAGCAAGAAGCCCTGTCTATTAATCAACCTTCTTTAAAAGTAGTTGTTCGGTTTGCTAAAGAGCTAGCTGAGTTTGTAGCAGAAAAGGTTTCCGGTCAATCTTCTGATGTGACAATAGATGATAAAGGGAGAGCATTATTAACTTTTACCTCTAATGATATCGAAGGAACCTACCGTTGGTTATTGTCTTTTGGTTCTCAAGCTGAAATTCTCGAACCGATGGATATTCGGAGAAGAATGAGGAAAAATTTATTAAACATGATAAGTATGTATTAA
- a CDS encoding DNA methyltransferase, with protein sequence MSEDNFLPEITTAWSFPERGNWATHNPKYRGNWAPQIPKNLILKYTKENDIILDPMMGAGTTIIEAKLLNRNAIGIDINIDAVNQAKQNLEFDVDNKSNQDVIEGDVRDLSKFSDDYFDFILTHPPYLNIIKYSEGKIAEDLSNISSLNKFLNEFKVAVKEMYRVLKPNKYCAILIGDTRRRKHYVPLAYRVMDLFLSEGFILKEDIIKTQHNCKATPRWSSMVSNYDFYLIMHEHLFIFRKPDIDEDISIFKDSCLLTSLN encoded by the coding sequence ATGTCAGAAGATAATTTTCTTCCTGAAATCACTACAGCCTGGTCTTTCCCTGAAAGAGGAAACTGGGCAACACATAACCCTAAATATCGTGGAAATTGGGCTCCACAAATACCTAAAAACTTAATTTTAAAATATACAAAAGAAAATGATATTATTTTAGACCCTATGATGGGAGCAGGGACAACAATAATAGAAGCAAAATTACTTAATAGAAACGCAATAGGTATTGATATAAATATTGATGCTGTAAATCAAGCTAAACAGAATCTTGAGTTTGATGTAGATAATAAGTCTAACCAAGATGTAATTGAAGGTGATGTTAGAGATTTAAGTAAATTTAGTGATGATTATTTCGATTTTATTTTAACTCATCCTCCATATTTAAATATCATTAAGTATTCAGAAGGAAAAATTGCAGAAGACCTTTCAAATATAAGTAGTTTAAATAAATTTTTAAATGAATTTAAAGTCGCAGTTAAGGAAATGTATAGAGTTTTAAAGCCAAATAAATATTGTGCAATTCTTATAGGTGATACAAGAAGAAGAAAACATTATGTTCCTTTGGCTTACAGAGTCATGGATTTATTTTTAAGCGAAGGATTTATTTTAAAAGAAGACATAATTAAAACTCAGCATAATTGTAAGGCAACTCCAAGATGGAGCTCTATGGTTTCAAATTATGATTTTTATTTGATAATGCATGAACATTTATTTATTTTTAGGAAGCCTGACATTGATGAAGACATTTCCATTTTTAAGGACAGTTGTTTGTTAACAAGCCTCAATTAA
- a CDS encoding DNA adenine methylase — protein sequence MNKKSQVKPFLKWAGGKTQLIEKFKELFPEELNGKGIIKHYYEPFLGGGAVFFWVAQNCKIEEFHINEFNPEIFVCFDSIKKNVESVIKELILLKQKYIKLNETEKEAFFYEIRNIYNQTKKEFNYKKYGKYKWSKRTALTIFLNKTCFNGLYRVNSLGEFNVPFGRYKNPEIFDEVNLMAVSKLLEKTKLTNDDFEIVKTNIKPDSFVYFDPPYRPLNQTSSFNSYATTGFNDKEQLRLSHTFRILDKQGAKVMLSNSDPKNVNPNDNFFEDLYNGYNIVRVDAKRMINSNTSKRGIIKELVIKNY from the coding sequence ATGAATAAAAAGAGTCAAGTTAAACCTTTCTTGAAATGGGCTGGAGGAAAAACACAACTTATTGAAAAGTTTAAAGAGTTATTTCCTGAAGAGCTCAACGGAAAAGGAATTATTAAACATTACTATGAGCCTTTTTTAGGTGGTGGAGCTGTTTTCTTTTGGGTTGCTCAAAACTGCAAAATAGAAGAATTTCATATTAATGAATTCAATCCAGAAATTTTTGTTTGTTTTGACTCTATTAAGAAGAATGTTGAATCTGTTATAAAAGAACTAATTTTGCTTAAACAAAAATACATAAAACTAAATGAAACGGAAAAAGAAGCTTTCTTCTATGAAATAAGAAATATATATAACCAAACAAAAAAAGAATTTAATTATAAAAAATATGGTAAATACAAGTGGAGCAAAAGAACTGCTTTAACAATTTTTTTAAATAAAACATGTTTTAATGGTTTGTATAGAGTTAATTCATTAGGTGAGTTTAATGTTCCGTTTGGAAGATATAAAAATCCAGAAATTTTTGATGAGGTTAACTTGATGGCAGTTAGTAAACTTTTAGAAAAAACTAAATTAACCAATGATGATTTTGAAATTGTTAAAACTAATATTAAGCCAGATTCCTTTGTGTATTTTGATCCACCATATAGACCATTAAATCAAACTTCAAGTTTTAATTCTTATGCTACAACGGGATTTAATGATAAAGAACAGTTGCGATTGTCACATACTTTCAGAATTCTTGATAAACAGGGCGCTAAAGTAATGCTAAGTAATTCAGATCCTAAAAATGTAAATCCAAATGATAATTTTTTTGAAGATCTTTACAATGGGTATAATATAGTTAGAGTAGATGCAAAAAGAATGATTAACTCAAATACTTCAAAAAGAGGCATTATAAAAGAGTTAGTTATTAAGAATTATTAA
- the dnaB gene encoding replicative DNA helicase, whose translation MAELEKKTPPQNIDAEQSVLGAILIDSEAIQKIIEILVPEYFYKNAHQIIFQTMLDLLMKAEPVDLVTLSEKLRISNDLERVGGMTYLTDLVDVVSTSANIEYYAKIVEEKAILRNLITTGSNIVEQAFSESLEITDILDSAEQQIFKVADKRMKKGFTHIGNILGSVMDEIEAMYNNEISLLGLSSGFVDFDRITSGFQNSDLIILAARPSMGKTALALNFAMDAAVRQGKSVGIFSLEMSKESLVSRMLCAHAQIDSNKLKTGNLQDNDWKKLMRSLGKLDEAKIYIDDSASMTALEVRAKARRIQAERGLDLIVIDYLQLMHGSKKNSENRTQEISEIARQVKAIARELKVPVMALSQLSRSIEQRNDKTPKLSDLRESGEIEQTADLVVFIHREDFYDHQNAGPNSLTDIIIAKHRNGPTGKCQLVFQKDITKFRSKETTVDEQ comes from the coding sequence ATGGCAGAACTAGAAAAGAAAACACCACCACAGAATATAGATGCTGAACAATCAGTTTTAGGTGCAATATTAATAGATTCAGAAGCAATACAAAAAATAATAGAAATATTAGTGCCTGAATATTTTTATAAAAATGCACATCAAATCATTTTTCAAACAATGCTCGACTTGTTAATGAAAGCTGAACCTGTTGATTTAGTTACCTTAAGTGAAAAACTAAGAATATCTAATGATTTAGAACGTGTGGGTGGCATGACCTATCTTACGGATTTAGTTGATGTTGTCAGTACTTCGGCAAATATCGAGTATTATGCAAAGATAGTTGAAGAAAAAGCAATATTAAGAAACCTGATTACTACTGGCTCTAACATCGTAGAACAAGCATTTTCGGAGTCACTTGAAATTACCGATATTTTAGATTCAGCTGAACAACAGATATTTAAAGTAGCAGACAAGAGAATGAAAAAAGGGTTTACTCATATTGGGAATATTCTTGGTTCTGTTATGGATGAGATTGAGGCTATGTATAATAACGAGATAAGTCTCTTGGGGCTTTCCTCAGGGTTTGTCGATTTTGATAGAATTACTTCCGGTTTTCAAAATTCTGATTTGATAATTTTAGCAGCCAGACCAAGCATGGGTAAAACAGCGTTAGCGCTTAACTTTGCTATGGACGCTGCTGTTAGACAAGGGAAGAGCGTAGGGATTTTTAGTTTGGAAATGTCCAAAGAATCGCTGGTAAGTCGTATGCTCTGTGCTCATGCACAAATAGATTCCAATAAACTTAAAACAGGTAATTTACAGGATAATGATTGGAAAAAACTAATGCGTTCATTAGGCAAGCTAGATGAAGCAAAGATTTATATTGATGACTCAGCATCCATGACTGCATTAGAAGTTAGGGCAAAAGCAAGAAGGATACAGGCAGAAAGAGGATTAGATTTAATTGTTATCGACTATTTGCAATTGATGCATGGAAGTAAGAAGAATTCAGAAAATAGAACGCAAGAGATATCCGAGATAGCAAGACAGGTTAAGGCTATTGCTAGAGAGCTTAAGGTGCCCGTCATGGCTCTTTCTCAGCTAAGCAGGTCCATTGAGCAGAGGAATGATAAAACTCCTAAATTAAGCGATTTAAGAGAATCAGGGGAAATTGAGCAGACAGCAGATTTGGTGGTGTTTATTCATCGAGAAGATTTTTATGATCATCAAAACGCTGGACCCAATAGTTTAACTGATATTATTATTGCAAAACATAGAAATGGCCCAACAGGTAAATGTCAGCTTGTGTTCCAAAAAGATATCACAAAGTTTAGGTCCAAAGAGACAACTGTAGATGAGCAATAG
- a CDS encoding GatB/YqeY domain-containing protein — protein MLYIKISDDMKTAMKAKDAKTLEVLRMMKSKIMTVNARGEISDEEIIKILNTYEKNLKDALKLSEDNNRIEAADELKVEIEVVARYLPKKLSKDETIKIVAEVIAEMGATSKQEMGKVMGGVMKKGLPVDSQLVKEIVESKLN, from the coding sequence ATGTTATATATAAAAATTTCTGATGATATGAAAACAGCAATGAAAGCAAAAGATGCTAAGACACTTGAGGTTCTTAGGATGATGAAATCCAAAATAATGACAGTTAATGCTAGGGGTGAAATTTCTGATGAAGAGATTATCAAAATACTTAATACCTATGAAAAGAATCTTAAAGATGCCTTAAAGTTATCAGAAGACAATAACAGAATAGAAGCTGCAGATGAGCTTAAAGTTGAGATAGAAGTTGTGGCGAGGTATTTGCCAAAGAAACTATCAAAAGATGAAACTATAAAAATAGTTGCTGAAGTAATTGCTGAAATGGGTGCAACTAGCAAACAAGAAATGGGTAAAGTAATGGGTGGAGTTATGAAAAAAGGACTTCCTGTTGATAGCCAGTTAGTAAAAGAAATTGTAGAAAGTAAGCTTAATTGA
- the aroB gene encoding 3-dehydroquinate synthase, with translation MKKLSVKGLQGSSKILIGENLSNLAQYIPENNVLIITDDIVNNLYCHLFPAFPVVRLQQGESFKTLESVQAVVSKMLELGVDRSWFIVGIGGGIVCDVTGFIASIYMRGLRFGFVSTTLLSQVDASVGGKNGVNFEGYKNILGVFNQPEFVICDALLLDTLSDDDILCGLAEIIKHALIADVEMFSILEQEKEDILCLDNKLIEKLVYKSVKLKARIVNEDEHEQGNRKLLNFGHTIGHAIEKVYGIPHGQAVAVGMKYAIRLSVNKGYLKESVAKKIFDLIHSYGYPELKIDELKILSALLKDKKKDGDDISFIYLKDIGEPLIKKIAINDFKEDINELFKHSL, from the coding sequence ATGAAAAAGTTATCTGTAAAAGGACTACAGGGCTCTTCTAAAATACTTATAGGAGAAAACCTGTCCAATTTAGCCCAATATATTCCTGAAAATAATGTTTTAATCATTACGGACGATATAGTTAATAATTTATACTGTCATTTATTCCCAGCCTTTCCAGTTGTTCGGTTACAACAAGGAGAATCATTTAAAACTTTAGAGTCTGTACAAGCAGTAGTTTCTAAAATGCTTGAACTTGGTGTAGACAGAAGTTGGTTTATTGTAGGAATTGGTGGTGGAATTGTTTGTGATGTAACCGGATTCATCGCTTCTATTTATATGAGAGGATTGCGGTTTGGTTTTGTTTCGACAACATTGCTTTCACAGGTAGATGCCAGCGTAGGTGGCAAGAATGGTGTGAATTTCGAAGGTTACAAAAATATACTTGGGGTATTTAATCAACCTGAGTTTGTTATTTGTGATGCATTACTTTTAGATACATTAAGTGATGATGATATTTTATGTGGGTTAGCAGAGATTATTAAACACGCGTTAATCGCTGATGTGGAAATGTTTTCCATTTTGGAGCAAGAAAAAGAAGATATTCTTTGTTTAGACAATAAATTAATCGAGAAGCTAGTTTATAAATCAGTGAAATTAAAAGCAAGAATTGTAAATGAGGATGAACATGAACAAGGCAACAGAAAACTTCTTAATTTCGGCCATACAATTGGACATGCGATAGAAAAAGTTTACGGAATACCCCATGGACAAGCTGTTGCTGTTGGTATGAAATATGCTATTCGTTTGTCAGTGAACAAAGGCTATTTAAAAGAAAGTGTTGCTAAAAAGATTTTTGATTTAATTCATAGTTATGGTTATCCTGAGCTGAAAATTGATGAGTTAAAAATACTTTCAGCTTTGTTAAAAGATAAGAAAAAAGATGGGGATGACATTTCTTTTATATATT